A DNA window from Gigantopelta aegis isolate Gae_Host chromosome 4, Gae_host_genome, whole genome shotgun sequence contains the following coding sequences:
- the LOC121372093 gene encoding uncharacterized protein LOC121372093: protein MLKAMPILTDSSQRTTYMTNSKEDPGFLPQILPKQRLGSSSDNESVIDFHRDRYGSTSGTSTATSVSSSPIKLPNIDKTKSNSISSLPHGKGHRSRSYDRTVLCRSPSCPSNIGYFRTKDDSPLYWHPDACKFETSSPEKDSDSGIRLPDIFKDSSTISGASRSTNRSQSTNRSPPFGNRGGVGGGGCGGGGGGRDYSPTTFRNEMALCFTREKTKVSNLERTPRLDTARDQQDTYRSSTQSALLLPIRNSESRLSLKGKKRKKYSSRQNTQVSIQSDCANMCQSLERVRSARKNTRANKSDHAIYNTFREVDGANAGDDSIRRSKDENSVSSNKDGANQVARKPAHCKSKHKDSTYIAPDRETAQIKS from the coding sequence ATGTTGAAAGCAATGCCCATTCTGACGGATTCTTCCCAAAGAACAACGTATATGACAAACTCGAAAGAAGACCCCGGATTCCTCCCACAAATTCTGCCCAAGCAACGCTTGGGATCTAGTTCTGATAACGAGTCCGTAATAGACTTCCACCGCGATCGATATGGATCCACGTCAGGTACCAGCACAGCCACGTCGGTCTCCAGCAGTCCCATCAAGCTGCCCAACATAGACAAGACCAAGTCCAACAGCATCTCCAGCCTTCCTCATGGGAAGGGCCACAGGTCGCGAAGCTACGACAGGACCGTTCTCTGCCGATCGCCAAGCTGCCCGTCAAATATCGGGTATTTTCGTACTAAAGATGACAGTCCTTTGTACTGGCATCCCGATGCCTGCAAATTCGAAACGTCGTCTCCCGAAAAGGACTCGGACTCTGGCATTCGGCTCCCGGACATATTCAAAGACAGCAGTACGATCAGCGGCGCCAGCCGAAGCACGAACAGGAGTCAGAGCACGAACCGGAGTCCGCCGTTCGGGAACAGAGGAGGAGTAGGTGGTGGTGGatgtggtggaggtggtggtggacgGGATTACAGCCCAACGACGTTTCGTAACGAGATGGCGCTGTGTTTTACACGAGAGAAAACCAAGGTGTCCAATTTGGAACGCACCCCTCGATTGGACACCGCTCGTGACCAACAAGACACGTACAGGTCCAGCACGCAGAGCGCTCTGCTCCTGCCTATACGGAACTCTGAATCTCGGCTGTCCTTGAAAGGGAAGAAGCGGAAAAAGTACAGTTCGAGACAAAACACGCAGGTGAGCATTCAGTCGGATTGTGCGAACATGTGCCAAAGCTTGGAGAGGGTGCGGTCTGCGAGGAAGAACACGCGTGCTAACAAGAGTGACCACGCCATCTACAACACGTTTCGTGAAGTGGACGGCGCAAATGCCGGTGATGACAGTATACGAAGGTCTAAGGACGAAAACAGTGTTTCTAGTAATAAAGACGGTGCTAACCAAGTTGCAAGAAAACCAGCGCATTGTAAGTCAAAACATAAGGATTCCACATACATTGCACCCGATAGAGAAACAGctcaaataaaatcataa